One window of Sardina pilchardus chromosome 2, fSarPil1.1, whole genome shotgun sequence genomic DNA carries:
- the fbxo10 gene encoding F-box only protein 10, whose translation MMEMGALPMELWRMILAYLPLPDLGRCCQVCRAWRELVLSLDATRWRQLCLGCPECRHPNWPRWPNLEPPSWREALRQHALASRTWAQNVPELQSSACLTLFRRRKDRRVWRVGAGVGCDFETLRGALTVAGPYDRVALQPGLYEEQAEVSLKVPVEIVGVGKLGDVALLVSFDQQCPTVRLCNLVLMPAWFSPVVYKTSAGHVQLDNCNFEGAQMQVRGPGTCQARFCSFAQGASAHFVGVALSLMDSCEFSGSDSASVTVEGPPVAERNWACKHLAALVKTMATNSVAMTPTDALKGGIVNSPSSAMPPGGPIPMESWIGQDPEKGGGARGGKGALLSQGMLLEDGWIESDLKKEDEEGGGMKRTDLAYLLSYEAHGLAHLWERGDAVEMEEPGLRSLVQEMQADADAQMLFAVVHGCVLRHCLLRDGKGGVHMCNHAHARLEANVFTRLHYAVRCIQNAKMVMLGNEVSGCRASGVFLRLSAQGLIAENNIHSNAEAGLDIRKGANPIILCNRIHSGLRSGIVVLGNGKGSIRSNQIYSNKEAGVYILFNGNPVVSGNHIFQGQAAGIAVNENGRGLITDNVIRENQWGGADIRRGGDPILRNNFICHGYSDGVVVGERGRGLIEGNHIYGNNGCGVWVMSSSLPQLLGNYITHNRMYGLALFCRKDPEPGAGREGGVDRGAERDGERGGVGGENLNEEGELSAWENDLDSEDERFSARRPITVALVESNCMSHNGAEGVYVKSCESVNIVGNMVGENRGVGMAVLQSTQLTRLVGNCIRGNAHAGVTVAKECRVELRGNGVYANGGHGVSYCGDGLIVENDIVGNRRSGIRAIDNADVKVLRNRVQAGLGCGISIEEQVRGLVQDNLVFQCHPSSPTSQIQLDPRNHDCMLLNNILLSPSLHGSGCPDPHWALENPPPRPHSNDSSGSSSSAHPTNLAIAVTTRITASVESGCHNNGSIFCTVL comes from the exons ATGATGGAGATGGGGGCACTGCCAATGGAGCTGTGGCGGATGATTCTGGCCTACCTGCCCCTTCCTGACTTGGGCAGGTGTTGCCAGGTGTGCCGGGCGTGGCGCGAGCTGGTCCTCAGCCTGGATGCCACCCGCTGGCGCCAGCTCTGCCTGGGCTGTCCTGAGTGCCGCCACCCCAACTGGCCCCGCTGGCCCAACCTGGAGCCGCCCTCCTGGAGAGAGGCATTGCGGCAGCACGCTCTAGCCAGCCGCACATGGGCTCAGAATGTTCCGGAGCTGCAGTCATCTGCGTGTCTCACCTTGTTCCGCAGGCGCAAAGACAGGCGTGTGTGGCGCGTGGGGGCCGGTGTGGGCTGTGACTTCGAGACTCTGAGAGGAGCACTGACGGTGGCAGGACCTTATGACCGGGTGGCACTCCAGCCAGGCCTCTATGAGGAGCAGGCTGAGGTGTCCCTCAAAGTGCCTGTGGAGATTGTGGGTGTGGGCAAGTTGGGCGATGTGGCACTGTTGGTTAGCTTTGATCAGCAGTGCCCTACTGTCCGACTCTGCAACTTGGTGTTGATGCCCGCTTGGTTCTCCCCTGTGGTTTACAAG acaTCAGCAGGTCATGTCCAGCTGGACAACTGTAACTTTGAGGGTGCCCAGATGCAGGTGCGGGGTCCAGGCACATGCCAAGCACGCTTCTGCTCATTTGCTCAGGGAGCCTCTGCGCACTTCGTAGGCGTGGCCCTGAGCCTGATGGACAGCTGCGAGTTCAGCGGTAGTGATTCTGCATCTGTGACTGTGGAAGGCCCCCCTGTTGCTGAACGTAACTGGGCCTGCAAGCATCTGGCTGCTCTTGTTAAAACTATGGCAACAAACTCCGTGGCAATGACACCAACAGATGCCCTTAAAGGGGGCATTGTGAACAGTCCGTCTTCAGCTATGCCCCCTGGAGGGCCCATCCCCATGGAGTCTTGGATTGGTCAAGAcccagagaaaggaggaggggcgagagggggaaagggagcaCTACTGAGCCAGGGCATGCTGCTggaggatggatggattgaGAGTGACCTGAagaaagaggatgaggagggtggggggatgAAAAGAACCGACCTGGCGTACTTGCTCTCCTACGAGGCCCATGGGCTGGCCCACCTGTGGGAGCGTGGGGATGCGGTTGAGATGGAGGAGCCTGGGCTACGCTCCCTGGTCCAAGAGATGCAAGCGGATGCCGATGCACAGATGCTGTTTGCAGTGGTGCACGGCTGTGTGCTGCGTCACTGCCTGCTACGGGATGGCAAGGGTGGCGTGCACATGTGCAACCACGCCCATGCACGCCTCGAAGCAAATGTCTTCACCCGCCTGCACTACGCCGTCCGCTGCATTCAGAATGCTAAG ATGGTAATGTTAGGTAACGAGGTGAGTGGGTGCAGAGCCTCTGGGGTGTTCCTTCGTCTCTCTGCTCAAGGGCTCATCGCTGAAAACAATATCCACTCAAATGCTGAAGCTGGCCTCGACATCCGCAAGGGAGCCAACCCCATCATCCTG TGCAATAGAATACACAGTGGTCTGCGTTCTGGGATTGTTGTTCTGGGAAACGGCAAAGGCTCTATCCGTAGCAACCAGATCTATAGCAACAAGGAGGCCGGAGTTTACATACTATTCAATGGGAATCCTGTGGTCAG TGGAAACCACATCTTCCAAGGGCAGGCAGCAGGCATCGCTGTGAATGAAAATGGCCGAGGCCTAATCACTG ACAATGTGATCCGTGAGAACCAGTGGGGCGGGGCAGATATCCGGCGCGGGGGAGATCCCATCTTGAGGAACAACTTCATCTGCCATGGCTACTctgatggggtggtggtgggggagaggggCAGGGGCCTCATCGAAGGAAACCACATCTATG GTAACAAtggctgtggtgtgtgggtgatgTCGTCCAGCTTGCCTCAGCTGCTGGGGAACTATATCACCCATAACCGTATGTATGGGCTAGCTCTATTCTGCCGGAAGGACCCCGAGCCTGGAgctgggagagaaggaggagtggacaggggggctgagagagatggagagagaggaggagttggaggagaAAATTTGAATGAGGAAGGAGAGCTGTCTGCATGGGAGAATGACCTTGACAGTGAGGACGAGCGCTTCTCTGCCCGGCGACCAATCACAGTTGCACTGGTCGAGAGCAACTGCATGAGCCACAATGGAG cGGAGGGAGTGTATGTGAAGAGCTGTGAGAGTGTGAACATCGTAGGCAACATGGTGGGGGAGAACAGAGGAGTGGGCATGGCTGTGCTGCAGAGCACCCAGCTCACCCGTCTGGTGGGCAACTGCATCCGCGGGAATGCCCATGCTGGAGTGACCGTGGCCAAGGAATGCCGCGTGGAGCTCCGTGGAAATGGTGTCTATGCCAACGGTGGCCATGGTGTCAGTTACTGTGGAGACGGACTGATTGTGGAGAATGATATCGTGGGAAACCGGCGAAGTGGTATACGAGCGATAGACAATGCAGACGTAAAG GTGTTGAGGAATCGAGTCCAGGCTGGCCTGGGCTGTGGGATCAGCATCGAGGAGCAGGTGCGAGGCCTGGTGCAGGACAACCTGGTTTTCCAGTGCCACCCGTCCAGCCCCACATCCCAGATTCAACTGGACCCTCGAAACCACGACTGCATGCTGCTCAACAACATCCTGCTGAGCCCCTCACTACACGG ATCCGGCTGCCCTGACCCCCACTGGGCCCTGGAAAACCCCCCTCCTCGTCCCCATAGCAACGACTCCTCTGGCTCCAGCTCCTCTGCCCATCCCACAAACCTTGCTATCGCTGTAACAACAAGAATTACCGCCTCAGTGGAGAGTGGTTGCCATAACAACGGCAGCATCTTCTGCACAGTTCTTTGA